CAGACCGATAATAGGTTAAGAAAAGTAATTGAGACTTCGGAACTAAAAATATATGACATGGAGTATTTCTTTAAAGAGTGCCCTATTGAAAAATTTGAATTAGACGAGAGAGCACTTGCAATTGTCAGAGATGAAGAGGTTTGGAGTTTTTTGATTCCCTCAGAAAGTTCAGAAACAGAAAACTTTAAACTTTTTAGTTTTCATTTCAAAGATGGACTAGACAATAGTGGCTTTGTTGGATGGTTGGCAAGCACTATAAAAAGAGAATTAGGTACAGGTGTATTTGTAGTATGCGGACAAAATACAAGAAGAGGTGGAATTTTTGATTATTGGGGCTGTCCGGCATCTATAGCAGATGATGTAATTGAACTTGTTAGAAAGCTTAGAGAATAAAAACTGCCACCAACACTGTATTTGTGTCAAGCGGGGTTGACTTGTAATCCAACGTTTTTCCTTTCTTTATTCCGTTCGGTGTCGGGAAAAGGAAGCGGCTTCGAAAGCCCCTCCAGAACGCAAATACTCACGTTGTGTGCTATTTCACAAAAATGTACCAAGATTAAATCTATCAATGAAAATAATATCTAACAAAGTATAACTATCAAAATAAAAAAATATGAAAAGAACATTTTTATTATTTGTCGTAATTTTTACCCTTGGTTGTAACAAGGATAACGACAATCAAAATCCTAATGTTATTCCTTACCAAGAAGGTTTGACAACAAATTATATAACAATTAACAACATTACCAGAAAATATTTAGTTTATAGACCAACAGGAATGACTGCTGTAAATGCTGTTGTAACAGTTTTACACGGTGGTGGTGGTACAGGATTAGGAGTTTCAAACCTTGGCGAGCATCCGCTTTCTGTTTTCAGAACACTTGCAGACATCGATAAATTCTTAGTAGTATATCCTGAAGGTTCGCCTGATAACCTAGGAAATCCTGGTTGGAATGATTGTAGAAGTGATGATATTTCCGGCAGTCAAGGTGACGATATTACGTTTTTGAAACAATTAAATGCAAAACTAATGGCTGAGTTGAATATCAACTCATCAAAAATGTATTTGACAGGTGGAAGTAATGGAGCTTTAATGACTTTTTCTTATGCTTTTCAATTTCCAGAAACAATTAAGGCAATAGCTGTGGGTAGTGGCAATTTACCTGAGTTTCCTGAAAGTGGAATTTGCACAAATGGCTCCACACTTCCCATTCCAATTTTGCTAACACATGGAACAAGTGACCCAGCAATGCCAGCAAATGGTGGATGTGTTGCTAATGTAGGTGGAAATTGTAATCGTGGAAAAGTAATTTCGCAGTCAGCGACTTTAAGTTATTGGTTACAAAGAAACGGTTTGCAAAATGTCACACCAACAACTTCAACATTTGACCTTAACACTAGCGATGCAGGAAACGTAGAAAAAAGAATATATAATGGTGCAAATCCATTAGTTTATTACATATTAAATAATGCAGGACATCAAGCTCCAAGCAAAACAGTATTTTCCAATTCGTCTCCTGCACAAGGTGTACAAAACCGAGATATTGAATTTGCGGAAGAAGTTTGGAGTTTTTTTAAGAGCTTACCTTAATTTTGTACTACAGAGTATATGTATCATAATTTACTACACAGTAAAGCCAATACTTACAAAGAAGTTTTTATTTGCAAATGGTATAGTTTTTAATCCAATTTAAAACAAATGACGGTTTAAAGAATTAAACAAAAGCACTCATTAAATTATTGG
Above is a genomic segment from Flavobacterium phycosphaerae containing:
- a CDS encoding DUF6196 family protein, coding for MYISSETPEQTDNRLRKVIETSELKIYDMEYFFKECPIEKFELDERALAIVRDEEVWSFLIPSESSETENFKLFSFHFKDGLDNSGFVGWLASTIKRELGTGVFVVCGQNTRRGGIFDYWGCPASIADDVIELVRKLRE
- a CDS encoding alpha/beta hydrolase family esterase; its protein translation is MKRTFLLFVVIFTLGCNKDNDNQNPNVIPYQEGLTTNYITINNITRKYLVYRPTGMTAVNAVVTVLHGGGGTGLGVSNLGEHPLSVFRTLADIDKFLVVYPEGSPDNLGNPGWNDCRSDDISGSQGDDITFLKQLNAKLMAELNINSSKMYLTGGSNGALMTFSYAFQFPETIKAIAVGSGNLPEFPESGICTNGSTLPIPILLTHGTSDPAMPANGGCVANVGGNCNRGKVISQSATLSYWLQRNGLQNVTPTTSTFDLNTSDAGNVEKRIYNGANPLVYYILNNAGHQAPSKTVFSNSSPAQGVQNRDIEFAEEVWSFFKSLP